The Alosa sapidissima isolate fAloSap1 chromosome 8, fAloSap1.pri, whole genome shotgun sequence genome contains a region encoding:
- the LOC121716098 gene encoding chemokine-like receptor 1: protein MSTHYKQHQQQGCDHTTRSALILVFTHYKQRQQQGCDNTFISGVTKELCSGGYAKMDIELDYNMELDYADYDNYSTDNSTVGEEYSIKFQSTCFTEAACVTLVVINGVIFVLGVLGNGIVIWIAGLKMKKTINTTWYLSLAVSDFLVCAIHPFNIAYLALQDWVFGIFLCKCTSFMMFVNMFSSIFLLVFISVDRCVAVMFPVWAQNHRTVRTASVVVVLAWVLAAVLSIPSIIFREVKHHMGKSHCFNNYMADPHSHTAIAVSRFVSGFVVPFSIIIVCYSVITLRLMGSQIKRSSKPLKIMTALIVTFFICWLPYHVFILLELHPAAHDHQHLVHGLQYGTMLALANSCLNPVLYVFMGNDFRRKFKSSLLSKIENAMGEDNRTTSRYLSRSSSVDTRASTHI from the exons ATGTCCACACATTATAAGCAGCATCAACAGCAGGGTTGTGACCACACCACACGTTCAGCTCTAATTCTGGTGTTCACACATTATAAGCAGCGTCAACAGCAGGGTTGTGACAACACGTTCATCTCTGGTGTCACCAAAGAGCTCTGCAGCGGAG GTTATGCCAAAATGGATATTGAGCTGGATTACAATATGGAATTAGATTATGCTGACTATGACAATTACTCTACTGATAATTCAACAGTGGGGGAAGAGTATTCCATAAAATTCCAATCGACATGCTTCACAGAGGCAGCTTGTGTCACCCTTGTGGTGATCAATGGTGTTATTTTTGTCTTGGGCGTCCTTGGAAACGGAATAGTGATTTGGATCGCCGGTCTCAAGATGAAGAAGACCATCAACACCACCTGGTACCTGAGCCTGGCAGTGTCTGACTTCCTTGTCTGCGCGATCCACCCCTTCAACATCGCTTACCTGGCTCTTCAGGACTGGGTGTTTGGTATCTTCCTGTGCAAGTGCACCTCCTTCATGATGTTCGTCAACATGTTCAGCAGCATCTTCCTGCTGGTCTTCATCAGCGTGGACCGCTGTGTCGCCGTGATGTTCCCCGTGTGGGCCCAGAACCACCGGACAGTCCGAACCGCATCCGTCGTCGTCGTTCTGGCCTGGGTGCTCGCGGCGGTTCTCAGCATTCCGTCCATCATATTCCGGGAGGTCAAGCACCATATGGGCAAGAGCCACTGCTTCAACAACTACATGGCGGACCCACACAGCCACACCGCCATCGCCGTCAGCCGCTTCGTCTCCGGCTTTGTTGTGCCTTTCTCCATCATCATCGTGTGCTACTCCGTGATCACCCTCAGACTCATGGGCAGTCAGATCAAGAGGTCGTCCAAGCCCCTGAAAATCATGACGGCGCTCATCGTCACCTTCTTCATCTGCTGGCTGCCCTACCACGTCTTCATCCTGCTGGAGCTCCACCCCGCTGCCCACGACCACCAGCACCTTGTGCACGGGCTGCAGTACGGCACCATGCTCGCACTAGCCAACAGCTGCCTCAACCCCGTGCTCTACGTGTTCATGGGCAACGACTTCCGGAGGAAGTTCAAGAGCTCTCTGCTGTCCAAAATCGAGAACGCCATGGGAGAGGACAATCGCACCACCAGTCGTTACCTGTCACGTTCCAGCTCGGTGGACACAAGGGCTTCCACTCATATTTAG